One window from the genome of Oncorhynchus kisutch isolate 150728-3 linkage group LG21, Okis_V2, whole genome shotgun sequence encodes:
- the LOC116356165 gene encoding uncharacterized protein LOC116356165, with amino-acid sequence MPYRLFCLLMAAVGIQAQQTPSINDLNAECLGNVIRLSVAPLFEEVDAVFNDTQIINLTPGLATQCGFSFKFDPMGNAMFFASLQNCFSQNMDDKMFSLVMQFRLPGNHMTEDPVYRVGKTCSYTPWTSREILCDRNYMEVSVRRTLPDIQTIPKQPTGGPKARSGNFRRGAEAVASGYKMTAVVFSPSKNVMNVDEVQRKGYAIANTPTRLVLRSPHNAEETYLQNVAGVPMRVLSTSTFFEQKWLVTRVDATAVCPTPEAVAFTPEVITWYMLKHIDPLFSSDAFTMLEVYMGIDAKRLDTEEMAARNYSVLVTEAHIIVEIPVGAVGGYFKSHIQDDQYFVTYTIEPMLELLWIEEVAHENTSYKVLFPITTPPMARPPQVRNYTPLDTVPEQAVFVLFRMEVPFSDPVVFKERRVEQGVTTFTLQLIYGLVIFPEYAPFSHSAVVDAVLLDIVPPSVTGNCDQENFHITVDYRNQEPFFVVLVGKRLLNHEFAQQYLTEGDTDFTITLPFSSPDAVFESVHSSSVRSRLDVALLNPYNNMTIKYFSLACSFLKTLTECFSNGTMTALAVKVDSVPGLNPGQLTLSDPACGPTYSDDRFAYFHFTVNSCGTTRKFINNVMLYENEISLPDELEVKLNATTSSEEEYQLKVSCSYVANITRTLAFLTRPRDNEPFAETGTGRLMVRMRLAQDASYNTFHQEEDYPVVRYLRQPLHFEVELTTSSDPKVALVLDHCWATLNEDRDSRPRWNLIINGCENPEDPYSVVFHPVEADARVRFPPHVKRFEAYMFSFAGDAVEPSGQVFVHCDVVICDASSPTGGPCSGQCVNQDNLKRGQRHVKDLFEERHVYVSSGYILWV; translated from the exons ATGCCTTACAGGTTGTTTTGCCTATTGATGGCAGCTGTGGGCATACAAGCACAACAGACACCTTCTATAA ATGACCTCAACGCTGAATGCCTTGGTAACGTTATTCGTTTGAGTGTCGCTCCTCTTTTTGAAGAGGTTGACGCTGTCTTCA ATGACACACAAATCATAAACCTGACGCCTGGCCTTGCTACTCAGTGTGGATTCAGCTTTAAATTTGACCCCATGGGGAATGCCATGTTTTTTGCTTCTCTTCAAAACTGCTTTTCCCAAAACATG GATGATAAGATGTTCAGCTTGGTCATGCAGTTCAGGCTGCCAGGAAACCACATGACTGAAGACCCTGTTTATAGAGTGGGCAAAACCTgtagctacaccccctggacCTCCCGAGAGATTCTGTGCGACCGCAACTACATGGAG GTGTCTGTCAGAAGGACTCTTCCAGACATCCAAACCATCCCCAAACAGCCCACTGGGGGCCCGAAAGCAAGGAGCGGCAACTTCCGGAGGGGAGCTGAG GCTGTTGCTTCAGGATACAAAATGACAGCAGTCGTCTTTAGTCCTAGCAAGAATGTCATGAATGTGGATGAGGTCCAAAGGAAGGGCTATGCAATAGCCAACACTCCCACACGGCTGGTGTTAAGAAGCCCTCATAATGCAGAGGAGACATACCTCCAGAAT GTAGCTGGGGTTCCGATGCGGGTGCTCTCAACCTCAACCTTCTTTGAGCAGAAGTGGCTGGTTACTCGAGTAGATGCCACGGCTGTTTGTCCAACACCAG AGGCAGTGGCCTTTACTCCAGAAGTGATCACCTGGTACATGCTCAAGCACATAGACCCACTTTTCTCCTCTGATGCCTTCACCatgttggaggtgtacatgggaattgacgctaagaggctggacactgaggaaatggctgccagAAACTACTCGGTTTTAGTCACAGAGGCTCATATTATTGTTGAAATTCCGGTGGGGGCGGTTGGCGGCTACTTCAAG AGCCATATTCAGGATGACCAGTACTTTGTCACTTACACCATTGAGCCCATGCTTGAGTTGCTGTGGATCGAGGAGGTCGCACACGAGAACACCAGCTATAAAGTCCTCTTCCCTATCACAACACCTCCGATGGCCAGGCCTCCACAAGTTCGCAACT acacgcccttggacacagttcctgagcaggcagtgtttgtgctt ttcaggatggaggtgcccttctcagacccggtggtctttaaggag AGAAGGGTGGAACAAGGTGTCACAACCTTCACTCTTCAGCTGATCTACGGCCTGGTCATCTTTCCAGAGTacgctcctttctctcactctgccgtTGTGGACGCTGTACTGCTGGACATTG tgccaccctcagtcactggcaactgtgatcaggagaacttccacatcactgtggactacaggaaccaagagcccttttttgtggtcttggttggcaagcggctgcttaaccatgagtttgctcaacagtatttaacagagggcgacacagacttcaccatcacgttgcccttctcttcgccggacgcagtgtttgag tcggttcactcgtcctctgtcaggagcagactggatgtggctctgttgaatccttacaacaacatgaccatcaaatacttttccctggCTTGCAGCTTCCTCAAAACGCTGACTG AGTGTTTCTCTAACGGAACGATGACTGCCCTGGCGGTGAAGGTGGATTCTGTTCCCGGTCTGAACCCCGGTCAGCTGACCCTGAGCGACCCCGCCTGTGGTCCCACCTACAGTGACGATCGCTTCGCCTActtccacttcactgtgaactcctgtggcaccaccaggaag tttatcaacaatgtcatgctgtatgagaacgaaatctccttgccagatgaacttgaggtgaagctgaatgccacgacgtcttcagaggaggaatatca GTTAAAGGTTTCCTGCTCCTATGTGGCCAACATCACTCGCACATTGGCCTTCCTGACCAGGCCGCGTGACAACGAGCCTTTTGCCGAGACTGGGACGGGTCGACTAATGGTCAGAATGAGACTCGCTCAGG acgcctcgtataacacgttccaccaggaggaggactatccagtggtgaggtacctgagacagcctctgcactttgaggtggagctgaccacgtcctctgatcccaaggtagcgctggtgcttgaccactgctgggccaccctcaacgaggaccgcgactcccgaccccggtggaatctcatcattaatgg CTGTGAGAACCCCGAGGATCCATACAGTGTGGTCTTCCACCCGGTAGAAGCTGACGCCAGGGTCCGCTTCCCCCCTCACGTCAAACGCTTTGAGGCCTATATGTTTTCCTTCGCCGGTGATGCGGTTGAGCCGAGTGGCCAG gtctttgtccattgtgatgtggtcatctgtgatgccagtagtcccactggcggcccctgtagtggacaatgtgtgaatcaggacaacctgaaaagag gtcAACGACATGTCAAAGACCTCTTTGAGGAGCGTCATGTATATGTTTCTTCTGGATACATTCTTTGGGTGTAA